The Methanobrevibacter millerae genome includes the window ATTTATGCAAAATGATTGGAAAACAAAACTACTTAACCCAATTGTTAATAAATGATCAGGCATTAACTGAATAATTTCGTGATATTATGGAAATCAAGGCGGTTAAAAATATCGAAAATGGATTCATGAAGCAAAGTTTTGCCTTTGGTGGTGAAGAGGGATCAGACAAGTTTGATGATTCTATTTTATATCGATCCAGCATTCAAAATTATTTGATTGATACTGGAGAAGATGTAATATTGGTTGATACTGGTGTTCCAGCAACTTTTCCGATAAATGAACCTGATGAATCAACACCATTATTCATGGGAGACAAATTCACTGAATATATAACTTCACTAAATGAATTAGGCTATGAATGTGAAGATGTTACAAAAATTATCTTGACCCACAAGCATATTGACCACTCCGGTGAGATAAAGCAGTTTCCAAATGCCAAAATATATCTTTCAAAAACTGAAGCAGCCGAATTGAAACTCGAAGGTGACAATGTAGAGCCTGTAGCGTTTAGCGATGGAGCATATCATAACTTTGAGAAATCCCAAAAAATAGTTGATGGAGTCTATATCATTGAAGCTATTGGACATACTACAGGTAACAGTTTAGTGATTGCGGAAAATGATGGATTATTCTATATGTTCCAGGGAGATATCACATATACTGATGAGGCATTATATGAAAATAAGTTGTCTGTTGTTTTTGAAGATATTGAAAAGGCAAGGGAAACTTTAGATAAAGTACGTGAATTCGTAAAAAACAATCCTACAGTATATTTGTCAACACATACTCCATATGGTCCTGAAAATCTTGAAAATAAGGCTGTTGTTGATTTAAATAATCCTCCTGAAAGTATTTATTACGAATAAATACTTTTTTTTAATGGTATAATATGAAAATTTTATATTTCACTTCAACAGGAAATAATCTATATATATCTAGAAGACTTGGTGGAGAACTCCTAAGCATTCCACAATTGATGAAAAACAGAGATTTTAACATTTTTGACGATGTCGTGGGTATTGTCTTTCCTGTTTATTATGCAACATCTCCAAAAATGATTAGGGAATTCCTTAAAGAGGTAAATATTACGACAGATTACCTGTTTTTGATTTGCTCATACGGTTCAGATGGCGACCAAAACGCATTGAAAATAATGGCAAAAACATTAAAAAAGAAAGGAATTAATGTTAATTATACCAATTCTGTTTTGATGGTTGATAATTATTTGCCGATATTTGATATGGTTCAAGAAAAAAATATTAAAGATGATTTTGAAATTGATGCACAGATTGATATAATAAAAAATGATATTGAATCCAGAAAAGAGTACAGGCTTTTTAAGAAATCTTTTACAGATATTCCTCATATTGAAAAAGTTTTAGAAAAGATTATGACTAAAAGATATCATATCATTGTCGGTGAAGGATGCATCAATTGCGGAATCTGTGTAAAAGTCTGTCCAAGAGCCAATATCA containing:
- a CDS encoding MBL fold metallo-hydrolase, with amino-acid sequence MEIKAVKNIENGFMKQSFAFGGEEGSDKFDDSILYRSSIQNYLIDTGEDVILVDTGVPATFPINEPDESTPLFMGDKFTEYITSLNELGYECEDVTKIILTHKHIDHSGEIKQFPNAKIYLSKTEAAELKLEGDNVEPVAFSDGAYHNFEKSQKIVDGVYIIEAIGHTTGNSLVIAENDGLFYMFQGDITYTDEALYENKLSVVFEDIEKARETLDKVREFVKNNPTVYLSTHTPYGPENLENKAVVDLNNPPESIYYE
- a CDS encoding EFR1 family ferrodoxin (N-terminal region resembles flavodoxins. C-terminal ferrodoxin region binds two 4Fe-4S clusters.), with the protein product MKILYFTSTGNNLYISRRLGGELLSIPQLMKNRDFNIFDDVVGIVFPVYYATSPKMIREFLKEVNITTDYLFLICSYGSDGDQNALKIMAKTLKKKGINVNYTNSVLMVDNYLPIFDMVQEKNIKDDFEIDAQIDIIKNDIESRKEYRLFKKSFTDIPHIEKVLEKIMTKRYHIIVGEGCINCGICVKVCPRANIILTEEKPVLADNCEFCLGCAHHCKNKVFTINNEPNDERYINSHVKVSEIIISNNVGD